From the genome of Amycolatopsis sp. NBC_01488, one region includes:
- a CDS encoding DUF885 domain-containing protein, giving the protein MASTASDGVHGICDRYVDDYAAADPVAATGFGVTGHDHRLTDYSAAGYAERAGLAARAHAAVTAAEPRDAAERAAKAVFTERVGLELEIHEAGLDVASLNVISSPVQELRMAFDLMPLETEHDWSVVSARIGEVPQALANIRSGLLTAADAGRVAALRQVAKVAEQCETWAGLKDETGFFTQLAGGSASQGDALKADLAQGVRAAEEAFAEFAGFLRAELAPKAPVKDAVGEDVYRLWSRFFVGAALDLREAYEWGWAEFARIESEMRAVANRIKAGASLAEAAAVLDADPRYRVRGRAEFEAWMQHLSDEALKSLRGKHFDISDRVMALECKIAPPGGGVGAYYTGPSEDFGRPGRMWWSLPSGRDEFVTWRETSTVYHEGAPGHHLQIATAVDQSEGLNKYQRLMAFTSGHAEGWALYAERLMEELGYLSDDGDLLGMLSEQLFRAARVVVDLGMHLELEIPAGTGFHEGARWTPELGLEFMLTRTITDEAHVRDEIDRYLGWPGQAPAYKIGERLWLAARAEAQGRAGGAFDIKRFHTEALRMGGMGLDTLREQLAQLD; this is encoded by the coding sequence ATGGCTTCTACTGCTTCCGACGGCGTGCACGGGATCTGTGACCGCTACGTCGACGACTACGCGGCCGCGGACCCGGTCGCCGCGACCGGGTTCGGCGTCACCGGGCACGACCACCGGCTGACCGACTATTCGGCCGCCGGGTACGCCGAGCGCGCCGGACTGGCGGCGCGGGCGCACGCCGCCGTGACCGCCGCCGAGCCGCGCGACGCCGCCGAGCGCGCCGCGAAGGCCGTCTTCACCGAGCGGGTGGGGCTCGAGCTGGAGATCCACGAGGCCGGCCTCGACGTGGCGAGCCTCAACGTCATCTCCAGCCCGGTGCAGGAGCTGCGGATGGCGTTCGACCTGATGCCCTTGGAGACCGAGCACGACTGGTCGGTCGTCTCGGCCCGCATCGGCGAGGTCCCCCAGGCGCTCGCGAACATCCGCAGCGGCCTGCTCACGGCGGCCGACGCGGGGCGCGTCGCGGCGCTGCGTCAGGTCGCGAAGGTGGCGGAGCAGTGCGAGACGTGGGCGGGCCTGAAGGACGAGACAGGATTCTTCACCCAGCTCGCCGGCGGCTCGGCTTCGCAGGGTGACGCGCTGAAGGCGGACCTCGCGCAGGGCGTGCGGGCCGCCGAGGAGGCGTTCGCCGAGTTCGCCGGGTTCCTGCGGGCCGAGCTGGCGCCGAAGGCCCCGGTCAAGGACGCCGTCGGCGAAGACGTCTACCGCCTGTGGTCGCGGTTCTTCGTCGGCGCGGCGCTGGACCTGCGCGAGGCGTATGAGTGGGGCTGGGCCGAGTTCGCGCGGATCGAGTCCGAGATGCGCGCCGTCGCCAACCGGATCAAGGCCGGCGCTTCGCTGGCGGAGGCCGCGGCGGTGCTGGACGCCGACCCCCGCTACCGCGTCCGGGGCCGCGCCGAGTTCGAGGCGTGGATGCAGCACCTGTCCGACGAAGCGCTGAAGTCGTTGCGCGGCAAGCACTTCGACATCTCCGACCGCGTGATGGCCCTGGAGTGCAAGATCGCCCCGCCGGGCGGCGGCGTCGGTGCGTACTACACGGGCCCGAGCGAGGACTTCGGCCGCCCGGGCCGGATGTGGTGGTCCCTGCCGTCCGGCCGCGACGAGTTCGTCACGTGGCGCGAAACGAGCACGGTGTACCACGAGGGAGCACCGGGCCACCACCTCCAGATCGCGACGGCGGTCGACCAGTCCGAGGGGCTCAACAAGTACCAGCGCCTGATGGCGTTCACCTCGGGCCACGCGGAGGGCTGGGCGCTGTACGCGGAGCGCCTGATGGAGGAACTGGGCTACCTGTCCGACGACGGCGACCTGCTGGGCATGCTGTCGGAGCAGCTGTTCCGCGCCGCTCGGGTGGTCGTCGACCTCGGCATGCACCTCGAGCTGGAGATTCCCGCCGGAACGGGCTTCCACGAGGGTGCGCGCTGGACGCCGGAGCTGGGCCTGGAGTTCATGCTGACGAGGACGATCACCGACGAAGCCCACGTCCGCGACGAGATCGACCGCTACCTGGGCTGGCCGGGCCAGGCCCCGGCGTACAAGATCGGCGAGCGCCTGTGGCTGGCGGCCCGCGCGGAGGCGCAGGGCCGAGCCGGGGGAGCGTTCGACATCAAGCGGTTCCACACGGAGGCGCTGCGAATGGGCGGCATGGGGCTGGACACGCTGCGGGAGCAGTTGGCCCAGCTGGACTGA
- a CDS encoding YbaK/EbsC family protein, producing MSSLDHPAVAKVTAALAEAGQHAAAEGIRVLPAEVRTAAQAAEALGVPVGAIANSLIFRLGYDKNALLALTSGAHRADPATLERLAGGEIGKADADFVRTHTGQPIGGVAPTGHPRRLPTLVDTALRTHDVVWAAAGHPKTVYPTTFAELVALTGGTPGALDGAEEDEQP from the coding sequence ATGAGTTCGCTGGACCACCCCGCCGTCGCCAAGGTGACGGCCGCGCTGGCCGAAGCCGGGCAGCACGCCGCCGCCGAGGGCATCCGCGTGCTGCCCGCCGAGGTCCGGACCGCCGCTCAGGCGGCCGAAGCGCTCGGCGTGCCCGTGGGGGCCATCGCCAACAGCCTCATCTTCCGCCTGGGGTACGACAAAAACGCGCTCCTCGCCCTCACCTCGGGTGCCCACCGCGCCGATCCGGCCACCCTCGAGCGGCTGGCCGGCGGCGAAATCGGCAAGGCCGACGCCGACTTCGTCCGGACTCACACCGGGCAGCCGATCGGCGGGGTCGCGCCGACCGGGCACCCGCGGCGGCTGCCGACCCTGGTCGACACCGCGTTGCGCACCCACGACGTCGTGTGGGCCGCCGCCGGCCACCCGAAGACCGTCTACCCCACCACCTTCGCCGAGCTGGTGGCGTTGACCGGGGGCACCCCGGGCGCGCTCGACGGCGCGGAGGAAGATGAACAGCCGTGA
- the def gene encoding peptide deformylase has protein sequence MAMRELRYFGDPILKSVCDPVTVFDEKLETLVRDLVDSVKPAGRAGLAAPQIGVGLRIFSYDVAGLTGYVVNPEIVELSEETHEINEGCLSVPELWFPTKRAMHAKVRGVDIHNEPIEVEGEDVLAQCLQHETDHLDGVLYLDRLTAERKKTALREARDKDWFWKR, from the coding sequence ATGGCGATGCGCGAGCTGCGCTATTTCGGGGACCCGATCCTCAAGTCCGTCTGCGACCCGGTCACCGTGTTCGACGAGAAGCTCGAGACGCTCGTGCGGGACCTGGTCGACTCGGTGAAACCGGCGGGGCGCGCCGGGCTGGCCGCACCGCAGATCGGGGTCGGGCTGCGCATCTTCAGCTACGACGTCGCCGGGCTCACCGGGTACGTCGTCAACCCGGAGATCGTCGAGTTGTCCGAGGAGACGCACGAGATCAACGAAGGCTGCCTGTCCGTCCCGGAGCTGTGGTTCCCGACGAAGCGGGCGATGCACGCGAAGGTCCGAGGCGTCGACATCCACAACGAGCCGATCGAGGTCGAGGGCGAAGACGTGCTGGCCCAGTGCCTTCAGCACGAAACCGACCACCTCGACGGCGTGCTGTACCTCGACCGTCTCACCGCCGAACGCAAGAAAACGGCCCTGCGCGAAGCCCGCGACAAGGACTGGTTCTGGAAGCGCTGA
- a CDS encoding maleylpyruvate isomerase family mycothiol-dependent enzyme — protein sequence MSREHGPVDHGRLLTALGIEGRVLAEAVHAGPLEAPVPACPGWSLGEVARHVGSLYRMVGRRLAEGRNPEDWQRDPEPGQGLAAYLEAGLAELLDELAAHDPEEPADTWWPADPTYGFWRRRMLHETLVHRVDVEQAAGTPERGVAEDLAIDGIDEALTLWFGQKLPMLGLTGTKAGSVGVRAGAHSWIARAGPDVTEAWRCSAEEAEAADDVVTAAEPGRIYLWLWGRSSLTSVTVRGVHDQAAQLWALLRLATR from the coding sequence ATGTCGCGTGAGCACGGCCCGGTCGACCACGGGCGGTTGCTCACGGCGTTGGGAATCGAAGGCAGGGTGCTGGCCGAGGCCGTCCACGCGGGGCCGCTCGAGGCACCGGTGCCCGCCTGTCCGGGCTGGTCGCTCGGCGAGGTGGCCCGGCACGTCGGGAGCCTCTACCGGATGGTCGGGCGCCGGTTGGCCGAAGGCCGCAACCCCGAAGACTGGCAGCGCGACCCCGAGCCGGGCCAGGGCCTGGCGGCGTACCTGGAGGCCGGGCTGGCCGAGCTGCTCGACGAGCTGGCCGCGCACGACCCGGAGGAACCTGCCGACACGTGGTGGCCGGCGGACCCGACGTACGGGTTCTGGCGGAGGCGGATGCTGCACGAGACGCTGGTCCACCGCGTCGACGTCGAACAGGCGGCGGGTACTCCCGAGCGCGGCGTCGCCGAGGACCTGGCGATCGACGGCATCGACGAGGCGCTGACCCTGTGGTTCGGGCAGAAGCTGCCGATGCTGGGGCTGACCGGCACGAAAGCGGGCTCGGTCGGCGTGCGCGCCGGCGCGCACAGCTGGATCGCGCGGGCCGGCCCCGACGTGACGGAAGCCTGGCGCTGTTCGGCCGAGGAGGCCGAGGCGGCGGACGACGTCGTCACGGCCGCCGAACCCGGGCGGATCTACCTGTGGTTGTGGGGCCGGTCGTCCCTGACCTCGGTGACCGTGCGGGGCGTGCACGACCAGGCGGCCCAGCTCTGGGCGCTGCTGCGGCTCGCGACCCGATGA
- a CDS encoding methylenetetrahydrofolate reductase has protein sequence MTSVIERLRGDGPKFSIEFFPPRDPADEAVLWKAIRELEPYDPAYMSITYGAGGSSRDGTIRSIARVATETTLVPMAHLTAVNHTVAELRNVIGWYASVGVRNILALRGDPPGDVYGEWIPHPEGLTYAEELVQLVRELGDFCVGVSASTYGHPRSPDLETDTKYLVRKLRAGADFAIAQLFHDAEDFLRLRDRVAATGCDVPVLPGVMPLTTLRTLQTTIKLSGAPAPRKLLDRLEPLADDPKAFRAAGIDVITELCEKLIAEGVPNLHFYTFNRSKATREVIARLGLVPARA, from the coding sequence ATGACGTCGGTGATCGAGCGGTTGCGCGGAGACGGGCCGAAGTTCTCCATCGAGTTCTTCCCACCCCGGGACCCGGCGGACGAGGCCGTCCTCTGGAAGGCGATCCGGGAGCTCGAGCCGTACGACCCGGCCTACATGTCGATCACCTACGGGGCCGGCGGCTCCAGCCGCGACGGCACGATCCGCAGCATCGCCCGCGTCGCCACCGAGACCACGCTGGTGCCGATGGCGCACCTGACCGCGGTCAACCACACCGTCGCCGAGCTGCGGAACGTGATCGGCTGGTACGCCTCGGTGGGCGTTCGCAACATCCTCGCGCTGCGCGGCGACCCGCCGGGCGACGTCTACGGCGAGTGGATCCCGCACCCGGAGGGCCTGACCTACGCCGAAGAGCTGGTGCAGCTCGTCCGCGAGCTGGGCGACTTCTGCGTCGGCGTCTCCGCGTCGACCTACGGCCACCCGCGCTCGCCCGACCTGGAGACCGACACGAAGTACCTGGTCCGCAAGCTGCGCGCGGGCGCCGACTTCGCGATCGCCCAGCTGTTCCACGACGCCGAGGACTTCCTCCGGCTGCGCGACCGGGTGGCGGCGACCGGCTGCGACGTCCCGGTGCTGCCCGGCGTCATGCCCCTGACCACGCTGCGCACCCTGCAGACGACGATCAAGCTGTCCGGCGCACCGGCGCCTCGAAAGCTCCTCGACCGGCTCGAGCCGCTGGCCGACGACCCCAAGGCGTTCCGCGCGGCGGGCATCGACGTCATCACCGAGCTGTGCGAGAAGCTGATCGCCGAAGGGGTGCCGAACCTGCACTTCTACACGTTCAACCGGTCGAAGGCGACGCGCGAGGTCATCGCGCGGCTCGGGCTCGTCCCGGCCCGTGCTTAA
- a CDS encoding polyprenyl synthetase family protein, giving the protein MNAPVSDADLPAHVERALAGFLGRASAEIVETEPTVAAGIDALSGFVLTGGKRLRPTFAWWGWRGAGGDPAGPAAEGVLQAVSSLELIQACALIHDDLIDSSDSRRGFPTVHIAGAKLHADRGWLGSPATFGLATAVLVGDLALAWADDMFADAPLPAETLAAARPAWRAMRTEVLAGQYLDVRTQATGDASVEAALKIDRLKTAAYTVQRPLHLGAALGGASPELIATLLEFGGEVGVAFQLRDDLLGVFGDPSVTGKPAGDDLREGKRTLLAALGLQLAAEKGETAAATVIADAIGDADLSDEGVETVRMALRQVGAVDAVERRIDELTTAAMAALERAHLAEPAPAALTGLVVKATQRTY; this is encoded by the coding sequence ATGAACGCGCCCGTTTCCGACGCCGATCTGCCCGCCCACGTCGAGCGCGCGCTGGCCGGGTTCCTCGGCCGGGCGAGCGCCGAGATCGTGGAGACGGAGCCGACCGTCGCGGCCGGGATCGACGCGCTGAGCGGGTTCGTGCTGACCGGCGGCAAGCGCTTGCGCCCGACGTTCGCGTGGTGGGGCTGGCGCGGCGCGGGCGGCGACCCGGCGGGCCCGGCCGCCGAGGGCGTGCTGCAGGCGGTCTCCAGCCTCGAGCTGATCCAGGCGTGCGCGCTGATCCACGACGACCTGATCGACTCCTCCGACTCCCGCCGCGGCTTCCCGACGGTGCACATCGCCGGCGCGAAGCTGCACGCCGACCGCGGCTGGCTCGGCTCCCCCGCGACGTTCGGCCTGGCCACCGCGGTGCTGGTCGGCGACCTGGCGCTGGCCTGGGCAGACGACATGTTCGCCGACGCGCCGCTGCCCGCGGAGACCCTCGCCGCCGCCCGCCCCGCGTGGCGCGCGATGCGCACCGAGGTGCTCGCCGGGCAGTACCTCGACGTCCGCACGCAGGCCACCGGTGACGCCTCCGTCGAGGCCGCACTGAAGATCGACCGGCTCAAGACCGCCGCCTACACCGTGCAGCGGCCGCTGCACCTGGGCGCCGCGCTCGGCGGGGCCTCGCCCGAGCTGATCGCCACGCTGCTCGAGTTCGGCGGCGAAGTCGGCGTCGCGTTCCAGCTGCGCGACGACCTGCTGGGCGTGTTCGGCGACCCGTCGGTCACCGGCAAGCCCGCCGGCGACGACCTGCGCGAGGGCAAGCGCACGCTGCTCGCCGCGCTCGGCCTGCAACTCGCCGCGGAAAAGGGCGAGACCGCCGCGGCCACCGTGATCGCCGACGCGATCGGCGACGCGGACCTCTCCGACGAGGGCGTCGAGACCGTCCGGATGGCGCTGCGGCAGGTCGGCGCGGTCGACGCGGTCGAGCGGCGGATCGACGAGCTGACCACCGCGGCGATGGCTGCCCTCGAGCGCGCGCACCTGGCCGAGCCCGCGCCGGCGGCGCTGACCGGGCTGGTCGTCAAGGCCACCCAGCGGACGTACTGA
- a CDS encoding VOC family protein: protein MNTRLVNVVVDAARPRGLADFWAALLGWSVAAENPDEVDVRAPETDGWDLDLVFVPVPEAKEVKNRIHLDLASETLSHQAELVSRAVELGGSRVDVGQGAVPWVVLADPEGNEFCVLEPRERYARTGAVASIVVDAHDPERMAGFWARITGRPIGARDDEGLVGLRAPAGRGPWLEFLRNDDVKSVKNRVHLDIAPLAGFDHAEAVAEVEAAGAAPADLGGPALPWRVLMDPEGNEFCVLTPR from the coding sequence ATGAACACGCGCCTGGTGAACGTGGTGGTCGACGCGGCGCGGCCGAGGGGCCTGGCGGACTTCTGGGCCGCGCTGCTCGGCTGGAGCGTCGCGGCCGAGAACCCGGACGAAGTCGACGTACGCGCCCCGGAAACCGACGGCTGGGACCTGGACCTGGTTTTCGTGCCGGTTCCCGAGGCCAAGGAGGTCAAGAACCGGATCCACCTGGACCTGGCGAGCGAAACGCTCTCGCACCAGGCGGAGCTCGTGTCGCGTGCCGTGGAGCTGGGCGGCAGCCGGGTCGATGTCGGGCAGGGCGCAGTGCCGTGGGTCGTGCTCGCGGACCCGGAGGGCAACGAGTTCTGCGTCCTCGAGCCCCGCGAGCGGTACGCGCGCACGGGCGCGGTCGCCTCGATCGTGGTCGACGCCCACGACCCGGAGCGCATGGCGGGCTTCTGGGCGCGGATCACGGGGCGGCCGATCGGCGCCCGCGACGACGAGGGCCTGGTGGGGCTGCGTGCGCCGGCGGGCCGCGGGCCGTGGCTGGAATTCCTCCGCAACGACGACGTGAAGAGCGTCAAGAACCGGGTGCATCTCGACATCGCGCCGCTCGCGGGCTTCGACCACGCGGAGGCGGTCGCGGAGGTCGAGGCCGCGGGCGCGGCGCCGGCGGATCTCGGCGGGCCGGCGCTGCCGTGGCGGGTGCTGATGGACCCGGAGGGCAACGAGTTCTGCGTGCTGACGCCACGCTGA
- a CDS encoding GNAT family N-acetyltransferase, whose product MPQLGPAAAVDGPGAPTAWRVRIRMHDHPGTLARIAIRLADLECNILGLTVLPVPGGVLDEIVLRPATGLPRRHLADAIRAEGCECTAIIDADVHELVDPSSSTLLAARRAVDDPARLAEVLKDVLAADVVTRVPAAEANPGRTESGHRAVFALGSGDALVARRQWAPFVQLELTRAEALVTLLGAAARNVAGPVVLNRPDGAAIVLRKGAPADAEAVSGLHRRCSTATLFRRYHTGVRTVPRRWLHRLLVPPRGTSVLAVFGREVIGLAQLIPAATGTAEISLLVEDDWQRQGIGTALLSRVATLAETQGITELRADCLSGDDVLPRTAARAGLRTERSLEEGTQLRMFLPA is encoded by the coding sequence TTGCCCCAGCTCGGCCCGGCGGCCGCGGTCGACGGGCCGGGTGCGCCGACCGCGTGGCGGGTGCGGATCCGGATGCACGACCACCCCGGCACCCTGGCCCGCATCGCGATCCGGCTCGCCGACCTCGAGTGCAACATCCTCGGCCTGACCGTGCTGCCCGTACCCGGCGGCGTGCTCGACGAGATCGTCCTGCGCCCGGCGACCGGCCTGCCCCGGCGGCACCTGGCCGACGCCATCCGCGCCGAGGGCTGCGAGTGCACGGCGATCATCGACGCCGACGTCCACGAGCTGGTCGACCCGTCGTCGTCGACGCTGCTCGCGGCTCGCCGCGCGGTCGACGACCCGGCTCGCCTCGCCGAGGTGCTGAAGGACGTGCTGGCCGCGGACGTGGTCACGCGCGTGCCCGCGGCCGAGGCGAACCCGGGCCGCACCGAGAGCGGGCACCGGGCGGTGTTCGCGCTGGGCAGTGGTGACGCGCTCGTGGCGCGCCGCCAGTGGGCGCCGTTCGTGCAGCTGGAGCTGACCCGCGCCGAGGCGCTGGTCACGTTGCTGGGCGCGGCGGCCCGGAACGTCGCGGGCCCGGTGGTGCTGAACCGCCCGGACGGCGCGGCGATCGTCTTGCGCAAGGGTGCCCCCGCCGACGCCGAAGCGGTGTCCGGACTGCACCGCCGCTGCTCGACGGCGACGCTCTTCCGGCGCTACCACACGGGAGTCCGGACGGTCCCGCGCCGCTGGCTGCACCGGCTGCTGGTGCCACCGCGCGGCACGAGCGTGCTCGCGGTGTTCGGCCGCGAGGTGATCGGCCTGGCCCAGCTGATCCCCGCCGCGACGGGCACCGCCGAGATCTCTCTGCTGGTGGAGGACGACTGGCAGCGCCAGGGCATCGGCACGGCCCTGCTGTCCAGGGTGGCGACGCTCGCGGAGACTCAGGGCATCACGGAACTGAGGGCCGACTGCCTTTCGGGCGACGACGTGTTGCCGCGTACGGCGGCCCGGGCGGGGCTGCGCACGGAACGCTCCCTCGAGGAGGGCACCCAGCTGCGGATGTTCCTGCCGGCGTGA
- a CDS encoding GNAT family N-acetyltransferase, with amino-acid sequence MTAMPAGCSRYVQLSSDEFRARLPEALDIYVRAMRYPAGTAEQRAPMWLTHALREGWRCMAALDADDVLLGLAYGYRGRAGQWWHEQVRHGLSRRFGPEEAERWLADYFELTEIHVKPENQGHQIGEDLLRALLDGVPSANVLLSTPEGTSRAWKLYRRTGFVDVLRDYHFAGDPRPFAILGRTLPLDPR; translated from the coding sequence GTGACCGCGATGCCCGCCGGCTGCTCCCGCTACGTCCAGCTCTCCTCGGACGAGTTCCGCGCGCGCCTGCCCGAGGCACTGGACATCTACGTCCGGGCGATGCGGTACCCGGCCGGCACCGCCGAGCAGCGCGCGCCGATGTGGCTCACCCACGCCCTGCGTGAGGGCTGGCGCTGCATGGCCGCGCTCGACGCCGACGACGTCCTGCTCGGGCTCGCCTACGGCTACCGCGGCCGGGCCGGGCAGTGGTGGCACGAGCAGGTGCGCCACGGCCTGAGCCGCCGGTTCGGGCCCGAAGAGGCCGAGCGCTGGCTGGCGGACTACTTCGAGCTGACCGAGATCCACGTCAAGCCGGAGAACCAGGGTCACCAGATCGGCGAGGACCTGCTGCGCGCCCTGCTGGACGGCGTGCCGAGCGCGAACGTCCTGCTGTCGACACCCGAGGGCACCAGCCGGGCGTGGAAGCTCTACCGCCGCACCGGGTTCGTCGACGTCCTGCGCGACTACCACTTCGCCGGCGACCCGCGGCCGTTCGCGATCCTCGGGCGGACGCTGCCCCTCGACCCGCGCTGA
- the merB gene encoding organomercurial lyase gives MRDDDTSWDEDVRLAVYHAFADRGRAPSGPELADAAGGSLAVAKQALHRLAEAHHLVLDECEHVVLAHPFAAKSLGFSVMGSHTLWWGGCAWDSFAIPHLVADEPEVLVATRCPGCGQPHALVVNRVAPPDGAQVAHFLVPAARMWDDVLHTCAHQRLFCCESCVDAWLAATGQHRGYVLDLVTLWRLARGWYEGRLERGYRRREPDSAVAYFAEAGLTGPFWAATAGV, from the coding sequence ATGAGGGACGACGACACGAGCTGGGACGAGGACGTGCGCCTCGCCGTCTACCACGCCTTCGCCGACCGCGGCCGCGCGCCGTCCGGGCCGGAGCTGGCCGACGCGGCGGGCGGGTCGCTGGCCGTGGCCAAGCAGGCGCTGCACCGCCTGGCCGAGGCCCACCACCTGGTGCTCGACGAGTGCGAGCACGTCGTGCTGGCCCACCCGTTCGCGGCGAAGTCGCTCGGCTTCTCGGTGATGGGCTCGCACACGCTCTGGTGGGGCGGCTGCGCGTGGGACTCCTTCGCCATCCCGCACCTGGTCGCCGACGAGCCGGAGGTGCTCGTCGCCACCCGCTGCCCCGGCTGCGGCCAGCCGCACGCCCTGGTCGTGAACCGCGTCGCGCCGCCGGACGGCGCGCAGGTCGCGCACTTCCTCGTGCCCGCCGCGCGGATGTGGGACGACGTGCTGCACACCTGCGCGCACCAGCGGCTGTTCTGCTGCGAGTCCTGTGTGGACGCCTGGCTGGCGGCGACCGGGCAGCACCGGGGGTACGTGCTGGACCTGGTCACGCTCTGGCGGCTCGCCCGCGGCTGGTACGAGGGCCGGCTCGAGCGCGGCTACCGGCGGCGCGAACCGGACAGCGCCGTCGCCTACTTCGCCGAAGCGGGCCTGACCGGGCCGTTCTGGGCGGCGACGGCCGGAGTCTGA
- a CDS encoding DMT family transporter, with the protein MLYSPTRARSSAALVLAGVLWGTGGLAGSLLGRLADLHPLAVAAYRLLVGGGVATLFVLLKGGTLPRTASATRRLLAVGGLFALFQASYFAAVALSSVSIATMTTIGASPVLVTLARTRRPGRWTLVSLAGSVAGLVLLRWSPDAVTTLGGLAFALLAAAGFATLTLLTAKPVDGLGPLATTAFGCLTGGLLLTPVASWTGMALPLHADVLAVAGYLGAVPTALAYAAYLRGLATAHPLLGALSAVLEPLTAAVLSAAFFGERLSAPAWCGAAVLVAALAVGYWRPEPG; encoded by the coding sequence TTGCTGTACTCACCCACGCGTGCCCGATCGTCGGCCGCGCTCGTTCTCGCCGGTGTCCTGTGGGGAACCGGCGGGCTCGCCGGCTCCCTGCTGGGCCGGCTCGCCGATCTGCACCCGCTCGCCGTCGCCGCGTACCGCCTGCTCGTCGGCGGCGGCGTCGCGACCCTGTTCGTTCTCCTGAAAGGCGGCACTCTCCCGCGGACGGCTTCGGCGACCCGGCGGCTCCTCGCCGTCGGCGGGCTGTTCGCGCTGTTCCAGGCGAGCTACTTCGCCGCCGTCGCGCTCAGTTCCGTGAGCATCGCGACGATGACGACGATCGGCGCGTCACCCGTCCTGGTGACCCTCGCCCGCACCCGGCGACCCGGCCGGTGGACGCTCGTGTCCCTGGCCGGCAGCGTCGCCGGGCTGGTGCTGCTCCGCTGGTCGCCGGACGCCGTGACGACACTCGGCGGCCTCGCCTTCGCGCTCCTCGCCGCGGCGGGCTTCGCGACCCTGACGCTGCTCACTGCGAAGCCGGTCGACGGCCTCGGCCCGCTGGCCACGACGGCGTTCGGCTGCCTGACCGGCGGCCTCCTGCTCACCCCCGTGGCGAGCTGGACGGGCATGGCGCTGCCGCTGCACGCGGACGTCCTCGCGGTGGCCGGCTACCTCGGCGCGGTGCCGACCGCGCTCGCCTACGCCGCGTACCTGCGCGGCCTGGCGACGGCGCACCCGCTCCTGGGCGCGCTCTCGGCGGTGCTCGAACCGCTCACCGCGGCCGTGCTGTCGGCAGCGTTCTTCGGCGAGCGGCTGAGTGCGCCGGCCTGGTGCGGCGCGGCCGTGCTGGTCGCCGCGCTGGCAGTCGGCTACTGGCGCCCGGAGCCGGGGTGA
- a CDS encoding SAV_6107 family HEPN domain-containing protein encodes MSLRPPAPPVAAGLLAQARRGLAEAERETAPAERFIGAYLAALRGAAAVLAARGRPHRGRARPASTWVLLDSVAPELREWSAFFASNSAARAAAQAGITGKVTAESAAELVRAATPFLELVRRLVHGLPITGEAHVA; translated from the coding sequence ATGTCCCTGCGGCCGCCAGCTCCGCCGGTCGCCGCCGGGCTGCTTGCCCAGGCGCGGCGCGGGCTTGCCGAGGCCGAGCGGGAGACCGCTCCCGCCGAGCGGTTCATCGGCGCCTACCTCGCCGCCCTTCGCGGTGCCGCCGCCGTGCTCGCCGCGCGGGGGCGGCCGCACCGGGGGCGCGCGCGGCCGGCCAGCACCTGGGTGCTGCTCGACTCCGTCGCGCCCGAACTGCGGGAGTGGTCTGCCTTCTTCGCGAGCAACTCGGCCGCGCGCGCCGCCGCGCAGGCCGGGATCACCGGCAAGGTCACCGCCGAGTCGGCCGCCGAGCTGGTGCGCGCCGCCACGCCGTTCCTCGAACTGGTCCGCCGCCTGGTGCACGGCCTCCCGATCACCGGGGAAGCCCATGTCGCGTGA